One segment of Carya illinoinensis cultivar Pawnee chromosome 1, C.illinoinensisPawnee_v1, whole genome shotgun sequence DNA contains the following:
- the LOC122286556 gene encoding uncharacterized protein LOC122286556 isoform X2, with translation MAAVIDENPENTSTTPKPPQSPASIVPGTGSSQPPLPPPTKTSATTTTNGSPSAKDHILSVASKIASQPLQNSDPDVWAVLTAISTNARKRHQSINMLLTADEHCIGRLVEDTRFQIESIAVSAYHCKIYRRRLGADDSEYTVFLKDTSTNGTYLNWDKLRKNSAEVKLRHGNIISFAAPPEHELAFAFVYREVLVSMPLADGAAAKRKSEEFVSENKRLKGIGIGAPEGPISLDDFRSLQRSNTELRKRLENQVLTINTLRDENHAWVQRHENEMKEIKESVARSYLDQLNGLHHTLEVKQRELESVGRISAEQKHAMEDLNRRLNASIQSCTEANAIVKSQKASITELEAQLFEERDQRREEREKAAADLKTAVQRAQSEAQEEFKRVSDASLRRERELQEMINKLKESERERCLLVDTLRSKLEDTRQNLVSSDNKVRLLETQVCEEQLASANGRKRVEELEHEMKQMRQELEIEKSAREEAWAKVSALELEINAAVRDLDFERQSLKGARERIMLRETQLRAFYSTTEEISVLFAKQQEQLKAMQRTLEDEENYDNTSVDMDLNVPNGVINESGEKEATVFCSKVTAKAGPATSAQGFKRNQIETSSNEGSTTEKHDCDFRTQEECQNTQEEEFTSADHGVKAGFGSEIEGIGTAPVLEGDAFGTERVLETESPGIDNDRSIDLRKCSTLAGETMQLDDEAHVQDTDDRTLCQGAMRHSQSNNPCENLKSMEDTEVGGTIRTADLLASEVAGSWACSTAPSVHGENESPRSRGNDKEDAAAQHDSNVQVAESQSSPCSEAISKRWKESTRSTGNAEGGAVALHDSNVQVAESQNAPSSEAVARRRNHERQALSEMIGIVAPDLKGQFGSSMDNDCDQGRENQGSASDSDTESCTDDDDCEVDVKGISISDAETVDSDQAEEDHKPDDAMDADDEATQEDSLG, from the exons ATGGCTGCTGTAATCGATGAGAACCCAGAGAATACCTCTACAACTCCGAAGCCCCCCCAAAGCCCTGCTTCCATAGTCCCAGGTACCGGCTCTTCTcaacctcctcttcctcctcctacGAAAACCtccgccaccaccaccactaaCGGGTCGCCGAGCGCCAAGGACCACATTCTCTCTGTCGCATCCAAGATCGCTTCCCAGCCTCTCCAGAATTCTGATCCCGACGTATGGGCCGTCCTCACCGCTATCTCCACCAATGCTCGCAAACGCCATCAG AGCATAAATATGCTTCTGACTGCGGATGAACATTGCATCGGTCGGTTAGTCGAGGATACACGCTTCCAGATTGAATCAATCGCGGTTAGTGCATATCATTGCAAGATATATAGGAGGAGGCTAGGTGCTGATGATTCGGAATATACAGTCTTCTTAAAAGATACGAG TACGAATGGAACATATCTCAACTGGGACAAGTTGAGGAAGAATAGTGCCGAAGTCAAACTCCGTCAtggaaatattatttcatttgcCGCTCCTCCCGAGCATG AACTTGCATTTGCATTTGTATATCGAGAAGTTCTTGTGTCCATGCCCTTGGCTGATGGTGCAGCTGCAAAAAGAAAATCAG AGGAATTTGTTTCTGAAAACAAGAGACTAAAGGGTATTGGCATTGGTGCTCCTGAGGGTCCTATTTCTCTTGATGATTTTCGCAGCCTTCAACGGTCAAACACG GAACTGAGGAAGCGATTGGAAAATCAGGTCCTTACAATCAATACATTACGTGATGAAAATCATGCATGGGTTCAGCGTCATGAAAAT gaaatgaaagaaatcaAAGAATCAGTTGCAAGATCATACCTTGATCAACTAAATGGATTGCACCATACGTTGGAGGTCAAACAGAGAGAGCTGGAGTCAGTCGGTAGGATATCAGCTGAGCAGAAACATGCTATGGAAGACCTTAACAGAAGGCTCAATGCTTCTATACAGTCATGCACAGAAGCAAATGCAATAGTGAAGAG TCAGAAGGCATCTATAACTGAACTGGAGGCACAATTGTTTGAAGAGCGAGACCAGAGAAGAGAAGAACGAGAAAAGGCAGCTGCAGATTTAAAAACAGCAGTGCAGAGAGCACAGTCAGAGGCACAGGAGGAATTCAAACGAGTGTCTGATGCATCCTTAAGACGAGAAAGAGAGCTGCAAGAAATGATTAATAAGCTCAAG GAATCGGAGAGAGAAAGGTGTTTGCTAGTGGATACCTTGAGGTCCAAACTG GAAGACACCAGGCAAAACTTAGTTAGCTCTGACAATAAAGTCCGCCTGCTGGaaactcaagtttgtgaagaGCAGCTGGCCTCTGCAAATGGAAGAAAA AGAGTGGAAGAACTTGAGCATGAAATGAAACAAATGCGGCAAGAGCTGGAGATTGAAAAG TCTGCACGAGAAGAAGCATGGGCTAAAGTTTCTGCACTTGAGCTTGAGATAAATGCTGCAGTGCGGGATCTTGATTTTGAGAGACAAAGCTTAAAAGGCGCCAGAGAAAGAATTATGCTCCG GGAAACACAACTACGAGCATTTTATTCCACAACTGAGGAGATTTCGGTACTGTTCGCCAAGCAGCAGGAACAACTGAAGGCAATGCAGAGGACTTTGGAAGATGAGGAGAATTATGATAACACGTCAGTTGATATGGACCTCAATGTACCGAATGGAGTCATAAATGAAAGTGGGGAAAAAGAAGCAACTGTGTTCTGTAGTAAAGTAACTGCTAAGGCAGGCCCAGCCACTTCAGCGCAGGGGtttaaaagaaatcaaattGAAACCTCTAGCAATGAAGGCAGCACTACTGAGAAGCACGATTGTGATTTCAGAACCCAAGAAGAATGCCAAAACACCCAAGAGGAAGAATTTACAAGTGCAGACCACGGTGTCAAGGCTGGATTTGGTTCTGAAATTGAGGGCATTGGCACAGCACCTGTTTTGGAGGGAGATGCCTTCGGCACTGAGCGAGTTCTTGAAACTGAAAGCCCTGGAATTGATAATGACCGAAGTATTGATTTGAGAAAGTGCAGCACTTTAGCTGGGGAGACAATGCAGCTTGATGATGAAGCCCATGTGCAAGATACTGATGACCGAACACTTTGTCAGGGTGCCATGCGTCACTCTCAATCAAATAATCcctgtgaaaatttaaaatctatggAAGATACAGAAGTTGGGGGAACAATTAGAACGGCAGACCTCTTAGCTTCTGAAGTTGCAGGTAGCTGGGCTTGCAGCACAGCTCCTTCAGTCCATGGAGAGAATGAATCTCCAAGAAGTAGAGGCAATGACAAGGAAGATGCTGCAGCTCAACATGATTCCAATGTTCAGGTGGCCGAGAGTCAAAGTTCACCCTGTTCTGAGGCTATttccaaaagatggaaagaatcTACAAGAAGTACAGGCAATGCTGAGGGAGGTGCCGTGGCTCTACACGATTCCAATGTTCAGGTAGCTGAGAGTCAAAATGCCCCCTCTTCTGAGGCTGTTGCTAGAAGACGGAATCATGAACGTCAAGCACTAAGTGAAATGATTGGAATTGTTGCTCCTGACTTGAAGGGGCAGTTTGGTAGTTCAATGGATAATGATTGTGATCAAGGGAGAGAGAATCAGGGTTCTGCTTCGGACTCAGATACTGAGAGCTGtactgatgatgatgattgtgAAGTTGATGTCAAAGGCATATCAATTTCAGATGCAGAGACAGTGGATAGTGATCAAGCTGAGGAGGATCACAAACCAGATGATGCAATGGATGCGGATGACGAAGCTACCCAAGAAGATTCTCTTGGATAG
- the LOC122301131 gene encoding protein FAR1-RELATED SEQUENCE 5-like, with translation MDTPNVRNDEILTDNHGVVLGNDDDDVVLEPELGNDGDVVLEPATGNDDDGVSEPTSGNDDDGASEPTTGNDDNGVPEPTPGMFFKTEKELIYYYKQYGRQAGFGTMTQRSKREDDGSVRYVTLGCARGGKARKRVTNISKPRPTTKTDCKARINVVLADGVLRITTVYNAHNHGLSPQKARFFRCNRAIDDSVKRQLDINDKACIGMSKSFNALVVEAGGFEKLPFIEKDARNYIDKARHLRLGKGSADALRGYFERMQYKNDGFYSSMNLDDDGRLKNVFWADARSRAAYEYFGDVVTFDTTYLTNRYCMPFAPFVGVNHHGQSILLGAGLISSENTETFVWLFDTWLKCMHGRAPKAIITDQDRAMKNAIAIVFPNTRHRYCLWHIMRKLPEKLGSYAEFKYGLKSVLQRCVYDYQTSDEFEKYWEVFIDTYNLKENAWLQSLYAERKYWVLVYLKNTFWAGMSTTQRSESMNAFFDEHVHSGTTLKEFVDQFDNALRKKVENEMAADFHSFNCTVPCISLLPLEKKFQAVYMNSKFKEVQAEIMGIIYSHCVIIKTEGAITTYQVNDQREVEDGIKKSTLQAYFNEDECEAKCMCGLFEMRGIICRHILFIFAVRDVQVLPEKYIMERWRKDIKRRYALIRSSYDDLSGKPAATRYSGLIKLCYEVATNACESEDNSLDMTEKLKKLEVRKKC, from the exons ATGGATACCCCAAATGTGAGAAATGATGAGATATTGACTGATAATCATGGTGTAGTGCTGgggaatgatgatgatgatgtggttTTAGAGCCAGAGTTGGGAAATGATGGAGATGTGGTTTTAGAGCCAGCAAcgggaaatgatgatgatggggtTTCAGAGCCAACGTcgggaaatgatgatgatggggcTTCAGAACCAACAACGGGAAATGATGATAATGGGGTTCCAGAGCCAACGCCGGGGATGTTCTTTAAAACTGAGAAAGAACTAATTTATTACTACAAGCAATATGGGAGACAGGCTGGATTCGGCACAATGACGCAAAGAAGTAAGAGGGAAGATGATGGGAGTGTTAGATATGTAACACTCGGTTGTGCCCGTGGTGGTAAGGCAAGGAAACGTGTTACCAATATTTCTAAACCACGCCCAACAACAAAAACTGATTGTAAGGCGAGAATTAATGTAGTTTTGGCTGATGGTGTCTTACGGATAACTACTGTCTACAATGCACATAACCATGGGTTAAGTCCACAAAAGGCAAGATTTTTTAGATGTAATCGCGCAATTGATGATTCCGTCAAGAGGCAGTTAGATATTAACGACAAGGCATGCATAGGTATGTCTAAAAGTTTTAACGCATTGGTTGTTGAAGCTGGTGGTTTTGAGAAACTTCcttttattgaaaaagatgCAAGGAATTATATTGACAAGGCTCGACACCTTAGACTTGGTAAAGGAAGTGCTGATGCACTTCGTGGTTATTTTGAGAGGATGCAGTATAAGAATGATGGGTTCTACTCATCGATGAATTTGGATGATGATGGTCGATTAAAAAATGTCTTTTGGGCCGATGCACGCAGCAGGGCAGCATATgagtattttggagatgttgtgACATTTGATACAACATACCTAACAAATAGATATTGCATGCCATTTGCCCCGTTTGTGGGTGTTAACCACCATGGACAGTCAATACTTTTAGGAGCAGGGTTGATATCAAGTGAAAACACTGAAACATTTGTTTGGTTATTTGACACTTGGTTGAAATGTATGCATGGAAGGGCGCCAAAAGCTATTATCACTGATCAAGACAGGGCTATGAAAAATGCTATTGCAATAGTATTTCCAAATACCCGGCATAGATACTGTTTGTGGCATATAATGAGAAAACTACCAGAGAAGTTGGGCTCATATGCTGAATTTAAGTATGGTTTGAAAAGTGTATTGCAGAGATGTGTTTATGATTATCAGACTTCTGACGAGTTTGAGAAGTATTGGGAGGTGTTTATTGACACTTacaatttgaaggaaaatgcaTGGCTTCAAAGTTTGTATGCTGAGCGGAAGTATTGGGTTCTCGTATACttgaaaaatacattttgggCTGGGATGAGCACAACTCAGAGgagtgagagcatgaatgcattcTTTGATGAACATGTACATTCAGGGACTACGTTGAAAGAATTCGTCGATCAATTCGACAATGCATTGAGGAAGAAAGTAGAGAATGAGATGGCAGCAGATTTTCACTCATTCAATTGCACAGTACCTTGTATATCTCTTTTACCTTTAGAGAAAAAATTTCAAGCAGTGTACATGAATTCGAAATTTAAGGAAGTGCAGGCAGAAATAATGGGAATTATCTACTCTCACTGTGTTATTATAAAAACAGAAGGGGCGATTACCACGTATCAAGTTAATGACCAAAGGGAAGTTGAAGACGGTATCAAGAAGTCAACTTTGCAGGCGTACTTCAATGAAGATGAGTGTGAGGCGAAGTGCATGTGTGGACTATTTGAGATGAGAGGTATTATTTGTAGAcacattctttttattttcgcCGTAAGGGATGTCCAAGTGTTGCCAGAAAAGTATATTATGGAGAGATGGAGGAAGGACATTAAACGTAGATATGCTCTCATTCGAAGTAGTTACGATGACTTAAGTGGTAAACCAGCTGCTACTCGGTATTCAGGtttgataaaattatgttaCGAAGTAGCTACAAATGCATGTGAAAGTGAAGATAATTCCCTAGACATGACAGAGAAGCTTAAG AAACTGGAAGTTCGAAAAAAGTGTTAA
- the LOC122286556 gene encoding uncharacterized protein LOC122286556 isoform X1 encodes MAAVIDENPENTSTTPKPPQSPASIVPGTGSSQPPLPPPTKTSATTTTNGSPSAKDHILSVASKIASQPLQNSDPDVWAVLTAISTNARKRHQSINMLLTADEHCIGRLVEDTRFQIESIAVSAYHCKIYRRRLGADDSEYTVFLKDTSTNGTYLNWDKLRKNSAEVKLRHGNIISFAAPPEHELAFAFVYREVLVSMPLADGAAAKRKSEEFVSENKRLKGIGIGAPEGPISLDDFRSLQRSNTELRKRLENQVLTINTLRDENHAWVQRHENEMKEIKESVARSYLDQLNGLHHTLEVKQRELESVGRISAEQKHAMEDLNRRLNASIQSCTEANAIVKSQKASITELEAQLFEERDQRREEREKAAADLKTAVQRAQSEAQEEFKRVSDASLRRERELQEMINKLKESERERCLLVDTLRSKLEDTRQNLVSSDNKVRLLETQVCEEQLASANGRKRVEELEHEMKQMRQELEIEKQSAREEAWAKVSALELEINAAVRDLDFERQSLKGARERIMLRETQLRAFYSTTEEISVLFAKQQEQLKAMQRTLEDEENYDNTSVDMDLNVPNGVINESGEKEATVFCSKVTAKAGPATSAQGFKRNQIETSSNEGSTTEKHDCDFRTQEECQNTQEEEFTSADHGVKAGFGSEIEGIGTAPVLEGDAFGTERVLETESPGIDNDRSIDLRKCSTLAGETMQLDDEAHVQDTDDRTLCQGAMRHSQSNNPCENLKSMEDTEVGGTIRTADLLASEVAGSWACSTAPSVHGENESPRSRGNDKEDAAAQHDSNVQVAESQSSPCSEAISKRWKESTRSTGNAEGGAVALHDSNVQVAESQNAPSSEAVARRRNHERQALSEMIGIVAPDLKGQFGSSMDNDCDQGRENQGSASDSDTESCTDDDDCEVDVKGISISDAETVDSDQAEEDHKPDDAMDADDEATQEDSLG; translated from the exons ATGGCTGCTGTAATCGATGAGAACCCAGAGAATACCTCTACAACTCCGAAGCCCCCCCAAAGCCCTGCTTCCATAGTCCCAGGTACCGGCTCTTCTcaacctcctcttcctcctcctacGAAAACCtccgccaccaccaccactaaCGGGTCGCCGAGCGCCAAGGACCACATTCTCTCTGTCGCATCCAAGATCGCTTCCCAGCCTCTCCAGAATTCTGATCCCGACGTATGGGCCGTCCTCACCGCTATCTCCACCAATGCTCGCAAACGCCATCAG AGCATAAATATGCTTCTGACTGCGGATGAACATTGCATCGGTCGGTTAGTCGAGGATACACGCTTCCAGATTGAATCAATCGCGGTTAGTGCATATCATTGCAAGATATATAGGAGGAGGCTAGGTGCTGATGATTCGGAATATACAGTCTTCTTAAAAGATACGAG TACGAATGGAACATATCTCAACTGGGACAAGTTGAGGAAGAATAGTGCCGAAGTCAAACTCCGTCAtggaaatattatttcatttgcCGCTCCTCCCGAGCATG AACTTGCATTTGCATTTGTATATCGAGAAGTTCTTGTGTCCATGCCCTTGGCTGATGGTGCAGCTGCAAAAAGAAAATCAG AGGAATTTGTTTCTGAAAACAAGAGACTAAAGGGTATTGGCATTGGTGCTCCTGAGGGTCCTATTTCTCTTGATGATTTTCGCAGCCTTCAACGGTCAAACACG GAACTGAGGAAGCGATTGGAAAATCAGGTCCTTACAATCAATACATTACGTGATGAAAATCATGCATGGGTTCAGCGTCATGAAAAT gaaatgaaagaaatcaAAGAATCAGTTGCAAGATCATACCTTGATCAACTAAATGGATTGCACCATACGTTGGAGGTCAAACAGAGAGAGCTGGAGTCAGTCGGTAGGATATCAGCTGAGCAGAAACATGCTATGGAAGACCTTAACAGAAGGCTCAATGCTTCTATACAGTCATGCACAGAAGCAAATGCAATAGTGAAGAG TCAGAAGGCATCTATAACTGAACTGGAGGCACAATTGTTTGAAGAGCGAGACCAGAGAAGAGAAGAACGAGAAAAGGCAGCTGCAGATTTAAAAACAGCAGTGCAGAGAGCACAGTCAGAGGCACAGGAGGAATTCAAACGAGTGTCTGATGCATCCTTAAGACGAGAAAGAGAGCTGCAAGAAATGATTAATAAGCTCAAG GAATCGGAGAGAGAAAGGTGTTTGCTAGTGGATACCTTGAGGTCCAAACTG GAAGACACCAGGCAAAACTTAGTTAGCTCTGACAATAAAGTCCGCCTGCTGGaaactcaagtttgtgaagaGCAGCTGGCCTCTGCAAATGGAAGAAAA AGAGTGGAAGAACTTGAGCATGAAATGAAACAAATGCGGCAAGAGCTGGAGATTGAAAAG CAGTCTGCACGAGAAGAAGCATGGGCTAAAGTTTCTGCACTTGAGCTTGAGATAAATGCTGCAGTGCGGGATCTTGATTTTGAGAGACAAAGCTTAAAAGGCGCCAGAGAAAGAATTATGCTCCG GGAAACACAACTACGAGCATTTTATTCCACAACTGAGGAGATTTCGGTACTGTTCGCCAAGCAGCAGGAACAACTGAAGGCAATGCAGAGGACTTTGGAAGATGAGGAGAATTATGATAACACGTCAGTTGATATGGACCTCAATGTACCGAATGGAGTCATAAATGAAAGTGGGGAAAAAGAAGCAACTGTGTTCTGTAGTAAAGTAACTGCTAAGGCAGGCCCAGCCACTTCAGCGCAGGGGtttaaaagaaatcaaattGAAACCTCTAGCAATGAAGGCAGCACTACTGAGAAGCACGATTGTGATTTCAGAACCCAAGAAGAATGCCAAAACACCCAAGAGGAAGAATTTACAAGTGCAGACCACGGTGTCAAGGCTGGATTTGGTTCTGAAATTGAGGGCATTGGCACAGCACCTGTTTTGGAGGGAGATGCCTTCGGCACTGAGCGAGTTCTTGAAACTGAAAGCCCTGGAATTGATAATGACCGAAGTATTGATTTGAGAAAGTGCAGCACTTTAGCTGGGGAGACAATGCAGCTTGATGATGAAGCCCATGTGCAAGATACTGATGACCGAACACTTTGTCAGGGTGCCATGCGTCACTCTCAATCAAATAATCcctgtgaaaatttaaaatctatggAAGATACAGAAGTTGGGGGAACAATTAGAACGGCAGACCTCTTAGCTTCTGAAGTTGCAGGTAGCTGGGCTTGCAGCACAGCTCCTTCAGTCCATGGAGAGAATGAATCTCCAAGAAGTAGAGGCAATGACAAGGAAGATGCTGCAGCTCAACATGATTCCAATGTTCAGGTGGCCGAGAGTCAAAGTTCACCCTGTTCTGAGGCTATttccaaaagatggaaagaatcTACAAGAAGTACAGGCAATGCTGAGGGAGGTGCCGTGGCTCTACACGATTCCAATGTTCAGGTAGCTGAGAGTCAAAATGCCCCCTCTTCTGAGGCTGTTGCTAGAAGACGGAATCATGAACGTCAAGCACTAAGTGAAATGATTGGAATTGTTGCTCCTGACTTGAAGGGGCAGTTTGGTAGTTCAATGGATAATGATTGTGATCAAGGGAGAGAGAATCAGGGTTCTGCTTCGGACTCAGATACTGAGAGCTGtactgatgatgatgattgtgAAGTTGATGTCAAAGGCATATCAATTTCAGATGCAGAGACAGTGGATAGTGATCAAGCTGAGGAGGATCACAAACCAGATGATGCAATGGATGCGGATGACGAAGCTACCCAAGAAGATTCTCTTGGATAG
- the LOC122286652 gene encoding 4-hydroxy-tetrahydrodipicolinate synthase, chloroplastic-like, with protein sequence MATLCLKGSALQSPRPNCGDNYTRNAKWRSPQAAVIPNFHLPMRSLEVKNRTSAEDIKSLRLITAIKTPYLPDGRFDLEAYDDLVNMQIVNGAEGVIVGGTTGEGQLMSWDEHIMLIGHTVNCFGGSIKVIGNTGSNSTREAIHASEQGFAVGMHAALHINPYYGKTSLEGMVSHFESVLSMGPTIIYNVPSRTGQDIPPLVIHTVSQSANLAGVKECVGNDRVEQYTKSKIVVWSGNDDQCHDARWSHGATGVISVASNLVPGLMQELMFRGKNPSLNAKLMPLIEWLFHEPNPIGLNTALAQLGVVRPVFRLPYVPLPLAKRVEFVNLVEEIGRENFVGEQDVKVLEDDDFILVSRY encoded by the exons ATGGCTACCTTGTGTCTGAAGGGCTCTGCTCTCCAGTCTCCGCGTCCCAACTGTGGCGATAATTATACGAG GAATGCAAAGTGGAGGTCTCCGCAAGCCGCTGTAATACCTAATTTTCATCTTCCAATGCGCAGTTTGGAGGTTAAAAATAG GACATCAGCAGAGGATATAAAGTCTCTTAGATTGATAACAGCAATCAAAACTCCATACCTACCTGATGGTAGATTTGATCTAGAAGCATATGATGACTTGGTGAACATGCAGATTGTCAATGGTGCTGAAGGAGTTATTGTTGGGGGCACAACTGGTGAAGGCCAATTGATGAGCTGGGATGAACATATAATGCTTATTGGGCACACCGTTAACTGTTTTGGTGGGTCAATTAAGGTAATTGGAAACACTGGTAGCAATTCGACAAGGGAAGCAATTCATGCCTCTGAACAGGGTTTTGCTGTTGGAATGCATGCTGCCCTTCACATTAATCCTTATTATGGTAAAACCTCCCTGGAGGGTATGGTTTCTCACTTCGAAAGTGTTCTATCTATGGGCCCCACCATCATATACAATGTGCCTTCACGGACTGGCCAAGATATTCCCCCGCTTGTGATTCACACTGTATCCCAGAGTGCCAACTTGGCTGGTGTTAAGGAGTGTGTTGGAAATGATAGAGTTGAACAGTATACGAAGAGCAAGATAGTGGTGTGGAGTGGGAATGATGATCAATGCCATGATGCTAGATGGAGCCATGGGGCAACTGGGGTGATATCTGTTGCTAGCAACTTGGTTCCAGGTTTAATGCAGGAACTAATGTTCAGAGGAAAGAACCCTTCACTGAATGCAAAGCTCATGCCTCTGATTGAATGGCTTTTCCATGAGCCAAATCCCATTGGCTTAAACACAGCTCTTGCTCAACTTGGAGTAGTGAGGCCAGTTTTCAGGCTCCCATATGTACCTCTTCCTCTGGCAAAGAGGGTAGAGTTTGTTAACTTGGTAGAGGAGATTGGCCGGGAGAATTTTGTTGGAGAACAGGATGTTAAGGTTCTTGAAGACGATGACTTTATACTAGTCTCTCGGTATTAG